In one Procambarus clarkii isolate CNS0578487 chromosome 29, FALCON_Pclarkii_2.0, whole genome shotgun sequence genomic region, the following are encoded:
- the LOC123765034 gene encoding platelet glycoprotein V, producing MCLQDPSSSDVRPAMDNYINKMNWKYWIMEVVFLALAVWTCAGAARPCPDVCRCSLDGRGRRAVRCEAGGMADPIPVLNMAVNTEVLVITAPPHHPNSLTLGPIFKELRRLEEIHITWASIPALGAHSFWGLQRLHVLNLTHNQIAALMDTNFRGADVLQHLDLSHNLIESVPSAVFRYVRRLQSLTLAHNAVPELVPRIFFGLTRLERLDLSFNPLGDLHPEQFSDVPELRHLVCAGCGLSSLSSSLLQALPNLHTFDLHNNRMTQVPSGLATTFLPKLINLNLDANLISFVEHGVIAGSSLGYLHLGHNRISRVEPGAFTNSSLKYLDLSYNRLVNFDNEAIRDALGDLHELDLSGNSLHIEQLLFVLPAARELQRLGLGDMGLMRLPPGLLQDLGNLHHLNISSNYLSAFPTDALLNAPQLRSLDLSRNSFRGLDDKTVSAISASKQLRKLRLEGNPWHCDQCHVGPLLRWLQDAPDQESGCQEPRVWTCLKCVSPPGVEGLELALLPLGDLPSCPQELPAAAPSWNTPVLSEGTIEPMLPRSQLTIQEDHSIDWSLTRLLREKLHMVIVIGCCIVLLFLILVIVGVVAYSRHSAFYYTCEGQSLHAKKLKAKEMKNKKPGVQSSSRPDVTIATIDELTDIAGSQEVIEDKIHHTQYFG from the coding sequence GTGGTGTTTCTGGCGCTGGCGGTGTGGACGTGCGCAGGCGCAGCGCGGCCGTGTCCAGATGTGTGCCGGTGTAGCCTGGATGGCCGCGGTCGCCGAGCAGTGAGGTGCGAGGCAGGTGGCATGGCCGACCCCATACCTGTCTTGAACATGGCCGTGAACACGGAGGTGCTGGTGATCACGGCGCCTCCTCACCATCCCAACTCCCTCACTCTCGGCCCGATCTTCAAGGAGCTGCGACGCCTAGAAGAAATCCACATCACCTGGGCCAGCATTCCAGCTCTCGGGGCGCACTCTTTCTGGGGACTCCAGCGGCTTCACGTCCTCAACCTCACGCACAACCAGATCGCAGCGCTCATGGACACCAACTTCCGCGGCGCCGACGTGCTTCAGCACCTGGACCTCAGCCACAATCTTATCGAGTCCGTGCCCTCGGCGGTGTTCAGATACGTGCGTCGCCTGCAGTCACTCACCCTGGCCCACAACGCCGTGCCGGAGCTGGTGCCCAGAATCTTCTTTGGCCTCACTCGTCTGGAACGACTTGATCTGAGTTTCAATCCACTGGGAGATCTTCACCCCGAGCAGTTCTCAGACGTTCCCGAGCTGCGACATTTGGTGTGCGCTGGGTGTGGCCTCTCATCTCTCAGCTCCTCACTACTCCAGGCCCTGCCAAACTTGCACACCTTCGATCTTCACAATAATCGCATGACGCAGGTGCCATCCGGGCTGGCCACCACATTCCTGCCCAAACTTATCAATCTCAATTTAGACGCTAATCTGATCTCATTTGTTGAGCACGGAGTAATTGCAGGCTCATCGCTCGGCTACTTGCACCTGGGGCACAACCGGATTAGTCGCGTGGAGCCCGGGGCCTTCACTAACAGCTCACTCAAGTATCTTGATCTCTCTTACAACCGTCTCGTCAATTTTGATAACGAAGCTATACGAGATGCTCTGGGCGACCTCCATGAACTTGATCTCTCCGGAAACTCTTTGCACATAGAGCAGCTGTTGTTTGTGCTTCCTGCAGCACGAGAACTGCAACGATTAGGTCTGGGGGACATGGGTCTCATGCGTCTGCCACCTGGCCTGCTGCAGGATTTGGGGAACCTGCATCATCTCAACATCTCCTCCAACTACCTCTCTGCCTTTCCTACGGATGCACTACTGAATGCTCCTCAACTCCGTTCCCTTGATCTTTCCCGCAACAGCTTCAGAGGACTCGATGACAAAACGGTGTCAGCAATAAGTGCCTCGAAACAACTGCGTAAATTGCGACTGGAAGGAAACCCATGGCACTGCGACCAGTGCCACGTGGGACCTCTGCTTCGCTGGCTCCAGGACGCTCCCGACCAGGAGTCTGGCTGTCAGGAACCGCGAGTGTGGACGTGTCTCAAGTGTGTCAGTCCTCCTGGCGTGGAGGGACTTGAACTGGCTCTACTGCCTCTGGGTGACCTTCCCTCGTGCCCGCAGGAGCTGCCAGCAGCCGCGCCCTCGTGGAACACACCAGTCCTCAGCGAGGGCACCATCGAGCCAATGTTACCGCGGAGCCAACTGACCATTCAGGAAGACCACAGCATAGACTGGTCCTTGACGAGGCTGCTGAGAGAGAAGCTGCACATGGTAATTGTAATAGGCTGCTGCATTGTGCTGCTCTTTCTGATCCTGGTGATAGTGGGCGTGGTCGCCTACAGCCGCCACTCCGCCTTCTACTACACCTGCGAGGGACAGTCGCTTCATGCCAAAAAACTGAAAGCAAAAGAGATGAAGAACAAGAAACCCGGCGTACAGAGCTCCAGCCGCCCAGACGTGACCATCGCCACAATAGACGAGTTGACAGACATCGCCGGATCCCAAGAGGTGATCGaggacaaaattcatcacacacaATATTTTGGTTAG